The Pirellulales bacterium DNA segment ACATTATCGGACGTTGGGGAGCGGTTGTTTTTGGGCCATTCAATAACTGCCCGGCTATTTCGCGGCGCTGGAATGTCCGTTCGATGGACCGGACGCCTGCTCGAGGAAGACGCCCATGCGTCGAAACTTTTCGTAGCGGGCCGCCAGGAGCTTGTCGGTCGGCTGTCCGACCAGTTCGCGGAGGGCGCGGAGCAAATAAATTTTCAGCCGCAGTGCCATTTGATGATGATCGCGATGGGCGCCGCCGACCGGTTCCTCGATTACGTCGTCGATCACGCCCAACTTCTGCAGATCGCGTGATGTCAGTTTTAACGCCTTTGCGGCTTCCTTCTTAAACTCGCCGCTTTTCCATAAAATGCCGGCGCATCCTTCGGGGCCGATGACCGCGTAATAGGAGTGCTCCAGGACGGCGATTTTATCGCCGACGCCGATGCCAAGAGCTCCTCCGGAGCTGCCTTCGCCGATGACCACGCAAATAATGGGCGTGGGCAATTGCGACATTAAAAACATGCTTTCGGCAATGGCCAAGGAAATGCCCCGTTCCTCAGCCCCGACGCCGGGATAAGCGCCGGGCGTATCGATCAGACAAACGACGGGGAGGCCATATTTGGCCGCCAGGCGCATTTTGGACATTGCCTTGCGATAACCTTCTGGATGCGCACAGCCGAAGTGGCAGGCGTTGCGCTCCTTCAGCGTTTTGCCTTTTTGCTGTCCGACAAACAGGACTTTATATTGCCCCAGCTTGGCGAAGCCGGTACGAATGGCCTGGTCGTCGCCGAAAGTTTTGTCCCCGTGCAATTCCACGAATTCGTCAAATACGAGCGATAAGTAATCGGTGGTCATGGGCCGATCAGGATGCCGCGCTACTTCGACGGTTTGCCACGAATCGAGGTTTGCGAAAATTTTCTTCTTCAGATCGCTGACATCGCGGCGCAAGCGGCGGAGTTCGTCCTGCTGTTGCGCAGTTTTATTGGCGGTTGCCTCCAGCTCGGCAACTTTTTCCTCCAGCTCGTAGATTGGTTTTTCAAACGCCAATCGATTTAATGCAGAAGCCATATGATGAATTCAATTCGAAGCGTGACTTTCGCTGTTCACGTGCTCTTTTCCATGACCGGCGGCGCCGGGTTCCGGTTGAAAACTTTCAGGCCCCGAAATAGTTGCGAAACATCGTGCATGGTTTGGGGACGGGCAGCCGGGTCTTTGGATAACATTTTTTTAATCAGTTCGGCAAACTCGTTGGTGACGTCGCGGCCGGCCGATTGCAGGGGCGGCGGCGGATTGCGCAAATGCTTGGTCAGCAGCTCCTGGGTGGTTTGCCCGGTGAACGGCGGCTTGCCCGCCACCAGCTCGAACAACATGCAGCCTAAGCCGTAAATATCGGAACGCTGGTCGACACCCCGGCCGCGAATTTGCTCCGGGGACATGTAGCTCCGGGTGCCCTGAATTTTCAGCCGGTTGGGAAACAATTTCCCCAACACTCCTTTGCGGCGTTCGGCCAGGGCGAAGTCGATTAATTTTACGGTTCCCTGTTTGTTCATCAAAAAATTGTCGGGCTTGACGTCGCGATGAATCCAACCTTGCGCGTGCAAGTATTCCAACGACGCGGCGGATTGCTCGGCGATGCGTGGCAGATAATAAGCGATTCCTTCGACGCCTGCCTGCAAAAAAAACTGCTTGATATTCTGGGCGGGAAACAACTCCATTACCAAAAAAACGGTGCCGCGAAAATCCTGATAATCGTAGACATGAATCACCTGCGGATGATCTAATCCACGCCCGACGGCAAACTCGCGTTTCAGCAGTCCTTTTTGTTCCCGGTTCTGGGCATACTCCCCGACCAAGATTTTAAGCGCCCGATGTTCGCCTTTGTCGTCATCGATGGAATCCCAAACCTGACAGCTCCGTCCAGTGCCGACCATCGACAGCAACCGATACCGACCCACTCGGGTGTGTGCAGTCAAATCCACAGATGTGCCGCTCAGCGCAATAGTTCAGAATGCTTCCTGACCCGAACCGTTTAGTTTAACTGAGCAAGGGCGTTCAAACAATCGCGGTGTTGGGCGGAATAAAGCCGTCGGGTGCGGCGAGATGTGTTGCGGATGCTGGTGAAAATTTCGAGAAGTCAATACAGGACGCTGATTAAAAATAATCCTTGGGGCGGCGCGGTGGGACCGGCGCGGCGTCGATCGCGCGCGGCCAGAACATCGGCGATCCAAGATTCCGCTTGCCTCCCCTGCCCGATTTCCACGAGCGTGCCCACGATGTTGCGGACCATGTTGTAGAGGAAGCCGTCGGCCTCGACTTCGACTTGCACGACTCGGTCTTCTGGGGGTTCGTGGCGACAGACGGTTAAATCGAAGACCGTTCGTTCGGTGGTTTCACGTTCGGAGCCGGCGGTTTCGAAGCTGGCAAAATCGTGGCGGCCCACCAACTGGGCCGCGGCGCGCTGCATGGCCGGCGCATCGAGCCGGTTGAACACCTGCCAGGCGTATCGCCGGCGGAACAAATCGCGCACTCGGTGGTCGCAAATGACGTAGCGATAACGCTTCCGCCTAGCATCGCGCTGGGCGTGAAAACTATCCGGCGCGTCTTCCACCGTCAGCGCCGCCATATCGTGCGGCAGCTCGGCATTGAGCGCCCGCCACAATACTTCGGCCGGCAGCGAGCTGGCTGTTTCGAAACTGACGATTTGCGCCAGCGCATGAACACCGGCGTCGGTCCGGCCGCTGGCCGTCACACGGGAGAATTGCCCGGTGACTTTGGCCACGGTTTGCTCCAGCGTATCTTGCACGGTGCGTTGGTTCAGTTGAAACTGCCAGCCGGCGAAATCGGTGCCGTCGTAGGCCAACGTGAGTTTGATCGTTCTCGACACAGCAACGTACTTCTTTGAACCGCAGAGGCACAGCGACGCAGAGAGGACAACTGGTTCAGCCTTAAAATAACCACAGATGTCTGGGGCGAAAACTGATTCACACGTTTTGCAACGATTTTGCCCGCACCAGCAATTCGGCAATTTGGACGGCGTTGGTGGCGGCGCCTTTGCGCAGGTTGTCGCTGACGCACCAGAAGGCCAAGCCGTTGGGGCTGGAAAGATCTTCCCGAATGCGGCCGATGAACACGTCGTCGCTGCCGTCGCAATCTTTAGGCATGGGATATTGCTTGCGCTGTAAATCGTCGACGACCGTGATGCCGGGAAAGGCGGAAAACAATCGCTTGGCGTCGTCGACAGTGAGCTTTTTTTCTGTCTCGACCAAAATGCTTTCGCTATGACAATTGCTGACCGGCACGCGCACACAGGTGGGGCAGACCTGGATCGAATCGTCGCCGATGATTTTGCGCGTCTCCAGCACCATTTTCATTTCTTCGGACGTGTAACCCTTGTGTTTGGGTCCGCCGATGTGCGGAATCAAGTTAAAAGCGATGTCGTGAGCGAAGGTTTCGTTTTTGTGCGACCCG contains these protein-coding regions:
- a CDS encoding acetyl-CoA carboxylase carboxyltransferase subunit alpha; this translates as MASALNRLAFEKPIYELEEKVAELEATANKTAQQQDELRRLRRDVSDLKKKIFANLDSWQTVEVARHPDRPMTTDYLSLVFDEFVELHGDKTFGDDQAIRTGFAKLGQYKVLFVGQQKGKTLKERNACHFGCAHPEGYRKAMSKMRLAAKYGLPVVCLIDTPGAYPGVGAEERGISLAIAESMFLMSQLPTPIICVVIGEGSSGGALGIGVGDKIAVLEHSYYAVIGPEGCAGILWKSGEFKKEAAKALKLTSRDLQKLGVIDDVIEEPVGGAHRDHHQMALRLKIYLLRALRELVGQPTDKLLAARYEKFRRMGVFLEQASGPSNGHSSAAK
- the truA gene encoding tRNA pseudouridine(38-40) synthase TruA → MSRTIKLTLAYDGTDFAGWQFQLNQRTVQDTLEQTVAKVTGQFSRVTASGRTDAGVHALAQIVSFETASSLPAEVLWRALNAELPHDMAALTVEDAPDSFHAQRDARRKRYRYVICDHRVRDLFRRRYAWQVFNRLDAPAMQRAAAQLVGRHDFASFETAGSERETTERTVFDLTVCRHEPPEDRVVQVEVEADGFLYNMVRNIVGTLVEIGQGRQAESWIADVLAARDRRRAGPTAPPQGLFLISVLY
- a CDS encoding serine/threonine-protein kinase, which codes for MDLTAHTRVGRYRLLSMVGTGRSCQVWDSIDDDKGEHRALKILVGEYAQNREQKGLLKREFAVGRGLDHPQVIHVYDYQDFRGTVFLVMELFPAQNIKQFFLQAGVEGIAYYLPRIAEQSAASLEYLHAQGWIHRDVKPDNFLMNKQGTVKLIDFALAERRKGVLGKLFPNRLKIQGTRSYMSPEQIRGRGVDQRSDIYGLGCMLFELVAGKPPFTGQTTQELLTKHLRNPPPPLQSAGRDVTNEFAELIKKMLSKDPAARPQTMHDVSQLFRGLKVFNRNPAPPVMEKST